The Rana temporaria chromosome 4, aRanTem1.1, whole genome shotgun sequence genome contains a region encoding:
- the LOC120937637 gene encoding barrier-to-autointegration factor-like protein encodes MSHTSQKHRDFVSEPMGDKPVTALAGIGEVLGGKLEEQGFDKAYVLLGQFLVLKKDADDLFKDWLKDSCGANSRQQELCSSCLKEWCSSFL; translated from the exons ATGTCGCACACTTCCCAGAAGCATCGGGACTTTGTGTCTGAGCCTATGGGCGATAAACCAGTCACAGCACTGGCCGGTATTGGAGAAGTTCTTGGCGGCAAATTGGAAGAACAAGGATTTGATAAG GCTTATGTGCTTCTGGGACAGTTTCTTGTGTTAAAAAAGGATGCAGACGACCTCTTTAAAGACTGGTTGAAAGATTCATGTGGAGCGAATTCCCGTCAACAAGAGTTATGTTCATCTTGTCTGAAAGAATGGTGTTCATCCTTCCTCTGA